One segment of Clavelina lepadiformis chromosome 2, kaClaLepa1.1, whole genome shotgun sequence DNA contains the following:
- the LOC143447295 gene encoding uncharacterized protein LOC143447295 isoform X2: MATTASRVATPSSRERDIGTPAQAKWELGWQAPDNMLKIAVFDKKEQAIKRKGATDLLRQKILRMEQSKDLPPATGLIRRRFRSSASPNKRPQSTGKLLDAFRSLVRSVMLLLRCFRMRRKFAVQSGDLTFTHQERMIDLSTPDRCTINLELRTIFSTPPDLRKAEDLQKAASWLRANGTVRAMLGQTSAIDDEKLARYVCYERYESGRLIAHQGRKADRFYYIMTGKILVVNEYHVGNSVISKTVSVLTKGCTTNIEEVEKNLDREQSLVCRGMVEAIAIDKNDYSTLRRDKIGGAKEYLAAHRFFRLFPSSLLNVDTNLLHLHYYPNGSLVFAGGQEYEWIYIIKSGECALVRTQLVSNVRCQKKALFNKQTPEEVGCDRIKSAFEPKADFKMWKRKQNYALWERKPTRFQDVWFSYKDKSEIWDKRFISVKPEIHSVNKKTSFPPIAPVSQSKLDEKSVAEKQAKNRPCSDLDPIDAAMAGVSRKPENGSYQRLLSRTRMTATALRESRDEQLLGHKVGIKSAPPTLRRAHLELGRLKSGDVFGLDDLYGGPDDVTNIALMSKGADVVKLKRRYFLRHAPANLQIQLSSVYHDYPTTGEARASLEANETWSLYKDSLLKLITSGRRPAIESASPETRSSYSKTWKRSVNTSSSLRASSHKYSRSSHQKAFVKNGKLGFVSGTLKSESRLTASAPLMGKDNFQKNFNFRSQILTFKT, translated from the exons ATGGCTACAACAGCTAGCCGTGTAGCGACCCCATCGAGTCGAGAACGCGATATCGGAACGCCGGCTCAAGCAAAATGGGAATTGG GTTGGCAAGCACCAGACAACATGCTAAAGATCGCAGTATTTGACAAGAAGGAGCAGGCAATCAAGCGAAAAGGTGCTACTGACCTTCTGAGACAAAAAATACTT CGAATGGAACAATCCAAGGATTTGCCACCAGCAACCGGACTCATACGCCGAAGATTTCGATCCAGTGCTTCCCCAAACAAAAGACCACAATCAACAGGAAAG TTGCTGGATGCATTTCGAAGCCTTGTTCGAAGTGTTATGTTGCTTCTGCGTTGTTTTCGTATGAGAAGAAA ATTTGCTGTTCAATCTGGAGATCTTACGTTTACGCATCAGGAACGAATGATCGATCTTTCTACGCCAGACAGATGTACC ATTAACTTGGAACTGAGAACAATATTCTCTACTCCTCCTGATCTTAGAAAAGCCGAGGACCTCCAGAAGGCGGCGTCATGGCTTCGAGCAAATGGCACTGTGCGTGCTATGTTAGGACAAACGTCAGCAATTGATGACGAAAAGTTAGCCCGCTACGTCTGCTACGAACG CTACGAAAGTGGTCGATTGATAGCTCATCAAGGTCGAAAAGCAGACAGGTTTTATTACATCATGACTGGGAAGATCCTTGTAGTAAACGAATATCACGTGGGAAACAGCGTCATATCCAAGACTGTCTCTGTATTAACCAAAGGATGCACAACAAat ATAGAAGAAGTTGAAAAGAACCTGGACAGAGAACAAAGTCTTGTTTGCAGAGGAATGGTTGAGGCAATTGCAATTGACAAAAAT GATTACTCAACATTACGGCGCGATAAAATCGGAGGAGCCAAGGAGTATTTGGCCGCTCATCGATTTTTTCGGCTGTTTCCGTCAAGTCTGCTAAATGTTGATACCAATTTGCTGCATCTCCATTATTATCC GAACGGGTCATTGGTGTTTGCTGGTGGACAAGAATATGAGTGGATCTACATAATAAAATCA GGTGAATGCGCTCTTGTACGTACGCAACTTGTCAGCAATGTGCGGTGCCAGAAGAAAGCCCTTTTTAACAAGCAAACTCCGGAGGAGGTCGGATGTGACAGGATAAAAAGCGCCTTTGAACCCAAAGCGGATTTTAAGATGTGGAAAAGGAAGCAAAACTATGCTTTATGGGAAAGAAAGCCCACTCGGTTTCAAGATGTTTG GTTTTCTTACAAGGACAAGTCAGAGATTTGGGATAAACGCTTCATTTCTGTAAAACCTGAA ATCCAtagtgtaaataaaaaaacaagttttccACCCATCGCTCCAGTATCGCAATCAAAACTAGATGAAAAATCTGTCGCCGAAAAGCAGGCGAAAAACCGACCATGCTCTGATTTGGATCCGATTGATGCAGCCATGGCTGGTGTCAGTAGAAAACCAGAAAATGGCTCGTACCAACGACTCTTAAGTCGCACGAGGATGACCGCGACAGCATTACGTGAATCAAGAGACGAGCAACTGCTGGGACACAAAGTTGGAATCAAGAGTGCTCCTCCGACTTTAAGAAGAGCACATCTCGAACTGGGAAGACTGAAATCCGGAGATGTATTT GGGCTTGATGACTTATACGGTGGacctgatgacgtcacaaatatCGCATTGATGAGCAAAGGAGCTGACGTGGTAAAGTTGAAGCGACGATACTTTTTACGCCATGCTCCTGCTAACTTGCAAATCCAATTAAGCAGTGTG TACCACGATTATCCTACCACTGGCGAAGCAAGAGCGTCTTTAGAAGCAAACGAGACATGGTCGTTGTACAAAGATTCCTTGCTAAAGCTCATTACTTCCGGAAGGAGGCCTGCTATAGAATCGGCATCACCAGAGACTAGAAGTTCTTACAGCAAAACTTGGAAAAGATCTGTAAACACCAGTTCCTCATTGCGAGCTTCTTCCCACAAGTATAGCCGCAGCAGTCATCAGAAagcatttgttaaaaatggcAAACTTGGCTTCGTTTCCGGTACGCTTAAAAGTGAAAGTCGTCTGACCGCCAGCGCCCCTTTGATGGGGAAGGACAACTTTCAGAAAAACTTCAACTTTCGTTCTCAAATTCTTACGTTTAAAACGTAA
- the LOC143446917 gene encoding translocon-associated protein subunit beta-like, translated as MKLYLGIVLLLLTAFAKGDDEKAKIILVKRILNDIITERNDLAIEYNLYNIGDGVATDVELADSSFHESDFELISGMTSVKWSRINAGSNVTHAIVVQPLRAGDFNFTSAVVQYVSEKGVDVTFGYSNEIGEQEILSLKEYNRLHASHMMEWGLFALWCMPSIDVPLLLYYLSKRKYSKKVKKN; from the exons ATGAAATTGTATTTGGGTATTGTGCTGTTGTTACTGACTGCTTTTGCCAAAGGAGATGATGAGAAAGCAAAGATTATACTTGTTAAACGCATTTTAAATGACATTATTACTGAGAGAAATGATCTAGCAATAGAATACAACCTATATAATATTGGAGATGG AGTTGCCACTGATGTTGAACTTGCTGACTCATCGTTCCATGAGAGTGATTTTGAACTGATATCAGGGATGACGAGTGTGAAGTGGAGCAGGATTAATGCTGGAAGCAATGTTACTCATGCCATCGTTGTACAGCCTCTTCGGGCGGGTGATTTTAACTTCACATCTGCTGTCGTGCAGTATGTCTCTGAAAAGGGAGTTGATGTCACT TTTGGCTACAGCAATGAAATCGGAGAGCAGGAAATCCTGTCCCTAAAGGAGTACAACAGATTACACGCATCTCATATG ATGGAATGGGGATTATTTGCACTTTGGTGTATGCCTTCGATTGACGTTCCCTTATTGCTGTATTAtttaagcaaaagaaaatacaGCAAGAAAGTTAAAAAGAACTAA
- the LOC143447295 gene encoding uncharacterized protein LOC143447295 isoform X3, which yields MDVKSVGKYDRRRLSVSHKLVTIGDQRVRITSLNGVDNVFSRMEQSKDLPPATGLIRRRFRSSASPNKRPQSTGKLLDAFRSLVRSVMLLLRCFRMRRKFAVQSGDLTFTHQERMIDLSTPDRCTINLELRTIFSTPPDLRKAEDLQKAASWLRANGTVRAMLGQTSAIDDEKLARYVCYERYESGRLIAHQGRKADRFYYIMTGKILVVNEYHVGNSVISKTVSVLTKGCTTNIEEVEKNLDREQSLVCRGMVEAIAIDKNDYSTLRRDKIGGAKEYLAAHRFFRLFPSSLLNVDTNLLHLHYYPNGSLVFAGGQEYEWIYIIKSGECALVRTQLVSNVRCQKKALFNKQTPEEVGCDRIKSAFEPKADFKMWKRKQNYALWERKPTRFQDVWFSYKDKSEIWDKRFISVKPEIHSVNKKTSFPPIAPVSQSKLDEKSVAEKQAKNRPCSDLDPIDAAMAGVSRKPENGSYQRLLSRTRMTATALRESRDEQLLGHKVGIKSAPPTLRRAHLELGRLKSGDVFGLDDLYGGPDDVTNIALMSKGADVVKLKRRYFLRHAPANLQIQLSSVYHDYPTTGEARASLEANETWSLYKDSLLKLITSGRRPAIESASPETRSSYSKTWKRSVNTSSSLRASSHKYSRSSHQKAFVKNGKLGFVSGTLKSESRLTASAPLMGKDNFQKNFNFRSQILTFKT from the exons ATGGATGTAAAATCAGTTGGTAAATACGACAGAAGAAGACTGTCCGTTAGTCATAAACTCGTTACTATTGGCGATCAAAGAGTTCGCATTACTTCACTGAACGGAGTGGACAATGTTTTCTCG CGAATGGAACAATCCAAGGATTTGCCACCAGCAACCGGACTCATACGCCGAAGATTTCGATCCAGTGCTTCCCCAAACAAAAGACCACAATCAACAGGAAAG TTGCTGGATGCATTTCGAAGCCTTGTTCGAAGTGTTATGTTGCTTCTGCGTTGTTTTCGTATGAGAAGAAA ATTTGCTGTTCAATCTGGAGATCTTACGTTTACGCATCAGGAACGAATGATCGATCTTTCTACGCCAGACAGATGTACC ATTAACTTGGAACTGAGAACAATATTCTCTACTCCTCCTGATCTTAGAAAAGCCGAGGACCTCCAGAAGGCGGCGTCATGGCTTCGAGCAAATGGCACTGTGCGTGCTATGTTAGGACAAACGTCAGCAATTGATGACGAAAAGTTAGCCCGCTACGTCTGCTACGAACG CTACGAAAGTGGTCGATTGATAGCTCATCAAGGTCGAAAAGCAGACAGGTTTTATTACATCATGACTGGGAAGATCCTTGTAGTAAACGAATATCACGTGGGAAACAGCGTCATATCCAAGACTGTCTCTGTATTAACCAAAGGATGCACAACAAat ATAGAAGAAGTTGAAAAGAACCTGGACAGAGAACAAAGTCTTGTTTGCAGAGGAATGGTTGAGGCAATTGCAATTGACAAAAAT GATTACTCAACATTACGGCGCGATAAAATCGGAGGAGCCAAGGAGTATTTGGCCGCTCATCGATTTTTTCGGCTGTTTCCGTCAAGTCTGCTAAATGTTGATACCAATTTGCTGCATCTCCATTATTATCC GAACGGGTCATTGGTGTTTGCTGGTGGACAAGAATATGAGTGGATCTACATAATAAAATCA GGTGAATGCGCTCTTGTACGTACGCAACTTGTCAGCAATGTGCGGTGCCAGAAGAAAGCCCTTTTTAACAAGCAAACTCCGGAGGAGGTCGGATGTGACAGGATAAAAAGCGCCTTTGAACCCAAAGCGGATTTTAAGATGTGGAAAAGGAAGCAAAACTATGCTTTATGGGAAAGAAAGCCCACTCGGTTTCAAGATGTTTG GTTTTCTTACAAGGACAAGTCAGAGATTTGGGATAAACGCTTCATTTCTGTAAAACCTGAA ATCCAtagtgtaaataaaaaaacaagttttccACCCATCGCTCCAGTATCGCAATCAAAACTAGATGAAAAATCTGTCGCCGAAAAGCAGGCGAAAAACCGACCATGCTCTGATTTGGATCCGATTGATGCAGCCATGGCTGGTGTCAGTAGAAAACCAGAAAATGGCTCGTACCAACGACTCTTAAGTCGCACGAGGATGACCGCGACAGCATTACGTGAATCAAGAGACGAGCAACTGCTGGGACACAAAGTTGGAATCAAGAGTGCTCCTCCGACTTTAAGAAGAGCACATCTCGAACTGGGAAGACTGAAATCCGGAGATGTATTT GGGCTTGATGACTTATACGGTGGacctgatgacgtcacaaatatCGCATTGATGAGCAAAGGAGCTGACGTGGTAAAGTTGAAGCGACGATACTTTTTACGCCATGCTCCTGCTAACTTGCAAATCCAATTAAGCAGTGTG TACCACGATTATCCTACCACTGGCGAAGCAAGAGCGTCTTTAGAAGCAAACGAGACATGGTCGTTGTACAAAGATTCCTTGCTAAAGCTCATTACTTCCGGAAGGAGGCCTGCTATAGAATCGGCATCACCAGAGACTAGAAGTTCTTACAGCAAAACTTGGAAAAGATCTGTAAACACCAGTTCCTCATTGCGAGCTTCTTCCCACAAGTATAGCCGCAGCAGTCATCAGAAagcatttgttaaaaatggcAAACTTGGCTTCGTTTCCGGTACGCTTAAAAGTGAAAGTCGTCTGACCGCCAGCGCCCCTTTGATGGGGAAGGACAACTTTCAGAAAAACTTCAACTTTCGTTCTCAAATTCTTACGTTTAAAACGTAA
- the LOC143447295 gene encoding uncharacterized protein LOC143447295 isoform X1, whose amino-acid sequence MERFDIKQNQITVDCCYWLPLLLGIRNCLWWKSYSIFWSTKSSTNVEVMATTASRVATPSSRERDIGTPAQAKWELGWQAPDNMLKIAVFDKKEQAIKRKGATDLLRQKILRMEQSKDLPPATGLIRRRFRSSASPNKRPQSTGKLLDAFRSLVRSVMLLLRCFRMRRKFAVQSGDLTFTHQERMIDLSTPDRCTINLELRTIFSTPPDLRKAEDLQKAASWLRANGTVRAMLGQTSAIDDEKLARYVCYERYESGRLIAHQGRKADRFYYIMTGKILVVNEYHVGNSVISKTVSVLTKGCTTNIEEVEKNLDREQSLVCRGMVEAIAIDKNDYSTLRRDKIGGAKEYLAAHRFFRLFPSSLLNVDTNLLHLHYYPNGSLVFAGGQEYEWIYIIKSGECALVRTQLVSNVRCQKKALFNKQTPEEVGCDRIKSAFEPKADFKMWKRKQNYALWERKPTRFQDVWFSYKDKSEIWDKRFISVKPEIHSVNKKTSFPPIAPVSQSKLDEKSVAEKQAKNRPCSDLDPIDAAMAGVSRKPENGSYQRLLSRTRMTATALRESRDEQLLGHKVGIKSAPPTLRRAHLELGRLKSGDVFGLDDLYGGPDDVTNIALMSKGADVVKLKRRYFLRHAPANLQIQLSSVYHDYPTTGEARASLEANETWSLYKDSLLKLITSGRRPAIESASPETRSSYSKTWKRSVNTSSSLRASSHKYSRSSHQKAFVKNGKLGFVSGTLKSESRLTASAPLMGKDNFQKNFNFRSQILTFKT is encoded by the exons ATGGAAAGGTTTGATATTAAACAGAACCAAATTACAGTAGACTGTTGCTACTGGTTGCCATTGTTGTTAGGAATTAGAAATTGTTTATGGTGGAAAAGTTACTCCATTTTCTGGTCAACTAAATCTTCAACTAACGTCGAAGTTATGGCTACAACAGCTAGCCGTGTAGCGACCCCATCGAGTCGAGAACGCGATATCGGAACGCCGGCTCAAGCAAAATGGGAATTGG GTTGGCAAGCACCAGACAACATGCTAAAGATCGCAGTATTTGACAAGAAGGAGCAGGCAATCAAGCGAAAAGGTGCTACTGACCTTCTGAGACAAAAAATACTT CGAATGGAACAATCCAAGGATTTGCCACCAGCAACCGGACTCATACGCCGAAGATTTCGATCCAGTGCTTCCCCAAACAAAAGACCACAATCAACAGGAAAG TTGCTGGATGCATTTCGAAGCCTTGTTCGAAGTGTTATGTTGCTTCTGCGTTGTTTTCGTATGAGAAGAAA ATTTGCTGTTCAATCTGGAGATCTTACGTTTACGCATCAGGAACGAATGATCGATCTTTCTACGCCAGACAGATGTACC ATTAACTTGGAACTGAGAACAATATTCTCTACTCCTCCTGATCTTAGAAAAGCCGAGGACCTCCAGAAGGCGGCGTCATGGCTTCGAGCAAATGGCACTGTGCGTGCTATGTTAGGACAAACGTCAGCAATTGATGACGAAAAGTTAGCCCGCTACGTCTGCTACGAACG CTACGAAAGTGGTCGATTGATAGCTCATCAAGGTCGAAAAGCAGACAGGTTTTATTACATCATGACTGGGAAGATCCTTGTAGTAAACGAATATCACGTGGGAAACAGCGTCATATCCAAGACTGTCTCTGTATTAACCAAAGGATGCACAACAAat ATAGAAGAAGTTGAAAAGAACCTGGACAGAGAACAAAGTCTTGTTTGCAGAGGAATGGTTGAGGCAATTGCAATTGACAAAAAT GATTACTCAACATTACGGCGCGATAAAATCGGAGGAGCCAAGGAGTATTTGGCCGCTCATCGATTTTTTCGGCTGTTTCCGTCAAGTCTGCTAAATGTTGATACCAATTTGCTGCATCTCCATTATTATCC GAACGGGTCATTGGTGTTTGCTGGTGGACAAGAATATGAGTGGATCTACATAATAAAATCA GGTGAATGCGCTCTTGTACGTACGCAACTTGTCAGCAATGTGCGGTGCCAGAAGAAAGCCCTTTTTAACAAGCAAACTCCGGAGGAGGTCGGATGTGACAGGATAAAAAGCGCCTTTGAACCCAAAGCGGATTTTAAGATGTGGAAAAGGAAGCAAAACTATGCTTTATGGGAAAGAAAGCCCACTCGGTTTCAAGATGTTTG GTTTTCTTACAAGGACAAGTCAGAGATTTGGGATAAACGCTTCATTTCTGTAAAACCTGAA ATCCAtagtgtaaataaaaaaacaagttttccACCCATCGCTCCAGTATCGCAATCAAAACTAGATGAAAAATCTGTCGCCGAAAAGCAGGCGAAAAACCGACCATGCTCTGATTTGGATCCGATTGATGCAGCCATGGCTGGTGTCAGTAGAAAACCAGAAAATGGCTCGTACCAACGACTCTTAAGTCGCACGAGGATGACCGCGACAGCATTACGTGAATCAAGAGACGAGCAACTGCTGGGACACAAAGTTGGAATCAAGAGTGCTCCTCCGACTTTAAGAAGAGCACATCTCGAACTGGGAAGACTGAAATCCGGAGATGTATTT GGGCTTGATGACTTATACGGTGGacctgatgacgtcacaaatatCGCATTGATGAGCAAAGGAGCTGACGTGGTAAAGTTGAAGCGACGATACTTTTTACGCCATGCTCCTGCTAACTTGCAAATCCAATTAAGCAGTGTG TACCACGATTATCCTACCACTGGCGAAGCAAGAGCGTCTTTAGAAGCAAACGAGACATGGTCGTTGTACAAAGATTCCTTGCTAAAGCTCATTACTTCCGGAAGGAGGCCTGCTATAGAATCGGCATCACCAGAGACTAGAAGTTCTTACAGCAAAACTTGGAAAAGATCTGTAAACACCAGTTCCTCATTGCGAGCTTCTTCCCACAAGTATAGCCGCAGCAGTCATCAGAAagcatttgttaaaaatggcAAACTTGGCTTCGTTTCCGGTACGCTTAAAAGTGAAAGTCGTCTGACCGCCAGCGCCCCTTTGATGGGGAAGGACAACTTTCAGAAAAACTTCAACTTTCGTTCTCAAATTCTTACGTTTAAAACGTAA